One window of the Haloarcula limicola genome contains the following:
- a CDS encoding archaea-specific SMC-related protein: MNQPEQVSERAEFSVENIGGIDSTQVSIPPGVTVLTGKNATNRTSFLQSIMAAMGSDQATLKGDAEDGRVQLNLQGKTYERTLTRAGDSVAFDGDGYLDDPEVADLFAFLLETNEARQSVARGDDLREIIMRPVDIKDIKNRIRELEDQKDDINDELATIEDRKTDIPELEQRRQRIQDQIQKKEDELEDKEAEIDESNQDVESSREEQEELEEKLDELRSTRSELESTRRQIETQNESVTSLKQEQSDLEDELEELPETPMGDHQHLETEIEQLREKRQALNSQVSDLQSLIQYNEERLEDEDYEVLETLDETNQSKSNGSPTDELLGNGDESVTCWTCGSTVEREQIEDTVERLQERRQDLVEELNDIKSELEDLKATQREAKQQQNEREQIERKLSDIEDELESRDAQLDSLKSQREELTGDVETLEADVDDLESDDFEEVLSLHKEANQLEFEIDSLESDLEEVSEEIEEIEDMLDRADDLREERDKLLEQLTDERTKIDQIEADAVEEFNEHMDAMLEILDYENLDRIWIERVEQTVREGRQKVDKTVFDLHIVRTTENGAAYEDTVEHLSESEREVTGLIFALAGYLVHDLYETVPFMLVDSLEAIDSDRIAQLVEYFEDYAEYLVVALLPEDAQALDDDVNRVTAI, translated from the coding sequence ATGAACCAACCTGAACAGGTATCTGAAAGGGCGGAATTTTCGGTCGAAAACATTGGCGGCATCGACAGCACCCAGGTGTCGATTCCGCCCGGCGTAACCGTCTTGACCGGCAAGAATGCGACCAACCGAACATCGTTCCTCCAGTCGATTATGGCTGCGATGGGAAGCGACCAGGCGACACTCAAAGGCGACGCTGAAGACGGGCGTGTTCAGTTGAACCTTCAGGGCAAGACCTACGAACGGACGCTCACTCGAGCAGGTGACTCAGTCGCGTTCGATGGTGATGGCTACCTCGACGATCCTGAGGTAGCCGACCTCTTCGCATTCCTGCTGGAGACTAACGAAGCGCGCCAGTCTGTCGCTCGTGGTGACGACCTTCGGGAAATCATCATGCGCCCCGTCGATATCAAGGATATCAAAAACCGAATCCGCGAACTAGAAGATCAAAAAGACGATATAAACGACGAATTAGCCACTATTGAAGATAGAAAAACGGACATACCTGAACTAGAGCAGCGCCGGCAGCGTATACAGGATCAGATACAAAAGAAAGAAGACGAACTTGAAGATAAGGAAGCAGAGATAGACGAAAGTAACCAAGATGTCGAGTCGAGTCGGGAAGAACAGGAAGAGTTAGAGGAGAAACTTGACGAACTTCGCTCGACGCGCTCGGAGCTCGAATCAACGCGTCGCCAAATCGAGACACAAAATGAGAGTGTCACCTCGCTCAAACAGGAGCAGAGTGACCTCGAAGACGAGCTTGAGGAACTGCCCGAGACGCCGATGGGCGACCACCAGCACCTCGAAACCGAGATCGAACAACTCCGCGAGAAACGCCAGGCACTGAACTCCCAGGTTTCCGACCTTCAGAGTCTTATCCAGTACAACGAGGAACGGTTGGAGGATGAGGACTACGAGGTTCTCGAAACGCTCGACGAAACTAATCAGTCTAAATCGAATGGCTCGCCGACCGACGAACTGCTCGGTAACGGCGATGAGTCGGTCACCTGTTGGACGTGCGGGTCAACGGTCGAACGTGAGCAGATCGAGGACACTGTTGAGCGTCTTCAAGAACGCCGGCAAGACTTAGTAGAGGAACTGAATGACATCAAGTCCGAACTCGAAGACCTGAAGGCCACCCAGCGCGAGGCCAAACAGCAGCAAAACGAGCGTGAGCAAATCGAACGAAAGCTCTCGGACATCGAAGACGAACTTGAGAGCCGCGATGCACAGCTAGACTCGCTCAAATCCCAACGCGAAGAGCTGACCGGCGATGTCGAAACGCTTGAAGCCGACGTCGACGACCTCGAATCAGACGACTTCGAAGAGGTGCTCTCGCTTCACAAAGAAGCTAATCAGCTCGAATTCGAGATTGACAGTCTCGAATCTGATTTGGAGGAAGTCTCTGAGGAGATTGAGGAGATTGAGGACATGCTCGACCGAGCTGACGACCTCCGAGAAGAACGCGACAAGTTACTCGAGCAGCTGACCGACGAACGGACGAAGATCGACCAGATTGAAGCTGATGCTGTTGAGGAGTTCAATGAGCACATGGACGCGATGCTCGAGATTCTGGACTACGAGAACCTTGACCGCATCTGGATCGAGCGTGTCGAACAGACCGTGCGCGAGGGCCGACAGAAAGTGGATAAGACTGTGTTTGACCTCCATATTGTCCGGACCACAGAGAATGGCGCAGCCTACGAAGATACAGTTGAGCATCTCAGCGAGAGTGAGCGTGAGGTCACGGGACTAATCTTCGCGCTCGCGGGCTATCTCGTCCACGATCTGTACGAGACAGTGCCGTTCATGCTCGTGGACTCGCTGGAAGCGATCGACTCGGACCGGATCGCCCAGCTCGTTGAGTACTTCGAAGACTACGCGGAGTATCTCGTTGTCGCCCTGCTGCCGGAAGACGCGCAAGCACTGGACGACGATGTGAACCGAGTTACTGCGATCTGA
- a CDS encoding DUF1931 domain-containing protein yields the protein MSLIVKAAVKDALSEHNVSADFYEALDEEVADRVEDAAQRAEANDRKTVQARDL from the coding sequence ATGTCTCTCATTGTCAAAGCAGCTGTGAAAGATGCGCTGTCGGAGCACAACGTCTCAGCGGATTTCTACGAAGCACTGGATGAAGAAGTCGCGGACCGGGTTGAAGACGCTGCCCAGCGTGCTGAAGCCAACGACCGCAAGACGGTCCAAGCGCGAGACCTCTAA
- a CDS encoding TATA-box-binding protein, whose translation MSISAESIQVENVVASSDIGQELALESLAMDLEGSDYDPENFPGLVYRMHDPKAATLIFRSGKVVCTGAKSVDAVEAALGQVFDELRSLGVEVDDAPAIDIQNIVSSADLEANLNLNAIAIGLGLEHIEYEPEQFPGLVYRLDDPDVVALLFGSGKLVITGGKRLSDVEDALTVIGDRLTDLGLLE comes from the coding sequence ATGAGTATCTCAGCGGAGTCAATTCAAGTCGAAAATGTCGTCGCGTCGAGCGACATTGGTCAGGAACTGGCTCTCGAATCACTCGCCATGGACCTCGAAGGGAGTGACTATGATCCAGAGAATTTCCCCGGCTTGGTCTATCGGATGCACGATCCAAAGGCGGCGACGCTGATTTTCCGCTCAGGAAAAGTGGTGTGTACCGGAGCGAAAAGCGTAGACGCTGTCGAGGCTGCCCTCGGACAGGTCTTTGACGAACTCCGGAGCTTGGGAGTTGAAGTCGACGATGCACCAGCGATCGATATCCAGAATATCGTTTCGAGCGCTGATTTGGAGGCGAATCTAAATTTGAATGCGATTGCGATCGGACTCGGTCTCGAACATATCGAGTACGAACCAGAGCAGTTCCCGGGCCTTGTTTATCGACTCGACGACCCAGATGTCGTAGCACTACTGTTCGGCAGCGGGAAACTCGTCATCACAGGTGGCAAGCGATTGAGCGATGTCGAAGACGCGCTCACCGTAATCGGAGATCGGCTCACTGATCTTGGACTACTAGAGTGA
- a CDS encoding transcriptional regulator FilR1 domain-containing protein, with amino-acid sequence MTRDDRVATNPLTDEQVVIRETINNLVDSARLDVLRALAEQTQTPSAINAQGVVTRQTASDHLARFTERGLTKPVAEQCGYELTAGGKITLEAIETCLDVLDSDQLACLTRSTHALDVLNSLAAGSARPHELARAGADAPSRSTVQRMLSMCEAQSWSSTTGGTHRLTPAGQTVLDAYNDLALSIEQVVEKAPWLQRLDQCRSDLPVQALADAKVVVSSPDSPGLVVLAALSLCDRQFSQFRALTSIYNPPLFDAYNELLERGLPGEAIVDQSVYRELHEEGLQHFLDDSEFADFDIGWLEEELTLGIGVYDDRKVAIGAYNQTGAADHIAMLISTNQTVVDWGIELYNTYWEQAHRKAEQAPEVVSS; translated from the coding sequence GGTTGATTCGGCCCGACTAGATGTCCTCCGCGCACTTGCGGAACAAACACAGACACCATCGGCTATCAACGCTCAAGGGGTGGTCACACGTCAAACTGCGTCGGACCATCTGGCCCGGTTTACAGAACGCGGACTCACGAAACCAGTTGCTGAGCAGTGCGGATATGAACTCACTGCTGGTGGAAAAATCACGCTTGAAGCCATTGAAACGTGCCTTGATGTACTCGACAGTGATCAGCTGGCCTGTCTCACCCGCTCTACGCATGCACTCGACGTGTTAAACAGTCTCGCTGCCGGATCAGCTCGGCCACATGAACTCGCTAGGGCTGGAGCAGATGCCCCCTCTCGCTCGACTGTTCAACGGATGCTCAGCATGTGTGAAGCGCAGAGCTGGAGCAGTACTACTGGCGGAACCCACCGGCTCACACCTGCAGGCCAGACAGTGTTAGATGCATACAACGACCTCGCGCTCTCGATTGAGCAAGTAGTGGAGAAAGCTCCGTGGCTGCAGCGACTCGACCAATGTCGGTCGGATCTCCCGGTGCAGGCACTTGCTGACGCAAAGGTCGTCGTTTCGAGTCCAGATTCACCTGGGCTTGTCGTCTTGGCTGCACTGAGCCTCTGTGACCGCCAGTTCAGCCAATTTCGGGCGCTGACGTCAATTTACAATCCACCGCTATTCGATGCCTACAACGAGTTGCTTGAGAGGGGACTTCCAGGGGAGGCAATCGTTGACCAGTCCGTCTATCGGGAACTCCATGAAGAGGGACTCCAGCACTTTCTCGACGATTCAGAGTTTGCGGATTTCGATATTGGCTGGCTTGAAGAGGAATTAACGCTCGGCATCGGAGTGTACGATGATCGGAAAGTCGCCATTGGAGCCTATAATCAAACCGGTGCTGCGGATCACATTGCGATGCTTATCAGTACCAACCAGACAGTTGTCGACTGGGGCATTGAACTCTACAACACATACTGGGAACAGGCTCACCGCAAGGCGGAGCAGGCTCCAGAAGTTGTGAGTAGCTGA